Proteins encoded together in one Rhea pennata isolate bPtePen1 chromosome 27, bPtePen1.pri, whole genome shotgun sequence window:
- the NR2F6 gene encoding nuclear receptor subfamily 2 group F member 6, which yields MAMVAGGWGEPNGGGGGEEAASPAGGGSDAEHGEEERAGAPVDCVVCGDKSSGKHYGVFTCEGCKSFFKRSIRRNLSYTCRSNRDCQIDQHHRNQCQYCRLKKCFRVGMRKEAVQRGRIPPSHSSTSPNAMPSGEYFNGQPVSELISQLLRAEPYPAARYGSQYAQQGSVMGIDNICELAARLLFSTVEWARNIPFFPELPVSDQVALLRLSWSELFVLNAAQSALPLHMAPLLAAAGFHASPMSADRVVSFMDQIRIFQDQVEKLNRLQVDSAEYSCLKAIALFTPDACGLSDPAHVESLQEKAQVALTEYVRSQYPSQPQRFGRLLLRLPALRAVPASLISQLFFMRLVGKTPIETLIRDMLLSGSTFNWPYGTGQ from the exons ATGGCCATGGTGGCCGGCGGCTGGGGCGAGCCcaacggcggcggcggcggcgaggaggcGGCgtccccggcgggcggcggcagcgacGCCGAGCACGGCGAGGAGGAGCGCGCCGGGGCGCCCGTGGACTGCGTGGTGTGCGGCGACAAGTCCAGCGGGAAGCACTACGGCGTCTTCACCTGCGAGGGCTGCAAGAGCTTCTTCAAGCGCAGCATCCGCAGGAACCTCAGCTACACCTGCAG GTCCAACCGCGACTGCCAGATCGACCAGCACCACCGCAACCAATGCCAGTACTGCCGCCTGAAGAAGTGCTTCCGCGTGGGCATGAGGAAGGAAG CCGTGCAGCGGGGCCGGATCCCCCCCAGCCACTCCAGCACCAGCCCCAACGCCATGCCCAGCGGCGAGTACTTCAACGGGCAGCCGGTGTCGGAGCTCATCTCGCAGCTGCTGCGGGCTGAGCCCTACCCGGCGGCCCGCTACGGCTCGCAGTACGCGCAGCAGGGCAGCGTCATGGGCATCGACAACATCTGCGAGCTGGCCGCCCGCCTCCTCTTCAGCACGGTGGAGTGGGCCCGCAACATCCCCTTCTTCCCCGAGCTGCCCGTCTCGGACCAGGTGGCCCTGCTGCGCCTGAGCTGGAGCGAGCTCTTCGTGCTCAACGCGGCGCAGTCGGCGCTGCCGCTGCACATGGCCCCGCTGCTGGCCGCGGCCGGCTTCCACGCCTCGCCCATGTCGGCCGACCGCGTCGTCTCCTTCATGGACCAGATCCGCATCTTCCAGGATCAGGTGGAGAAGCTCAACCGGCTGCAGGTGGATTCGGCCGAGTACAGCTGCCTCAAAGCCATCGCGCTCTTCACGCCGG ACGCCTGCGGCCTCTCGGACCCGGCGCACGTGGAGAGCCTGCAGGAGAAGGCGCAGGTGGCCCTCACCGAGTACGTGCGCTCGCAGTACCCGTCGCAGCCGCAGCGCTTCGGCCGGCTCCTGCTGCGCCTGCCGGCCCTCCGCGCCGTGCCCGCCTCGCTCATCTCCCAGCTCTTCTTCATGCGGCTGGTGGGCAAGACGCCCATCGAAACACTAATCAGGGACATGCTGCTCTCCGGGAGCACCTTCAACTGGCCCTACGGCACGGGGCAGTAG